Sequence from the Halobaculum rubrum genome:
ATCGAGATCGGCGTCCCCGACCGGGACGGCCGCAAGGAGATCCTGCAGGTCCACACGCGGAACATGCCGCTGGCCGACGATATCGACATCGACGAGTACGCCGAGACGACCCACGGCTTCGTCGGCGCCGACATCGCGAGCCTCGCGAAGGAGGCCGGGATGAACGCCATCCGGCGCATCCGTCCGCAGATCGACCTGGAGGAAGACGAGATCGACGCGGAGATCCTCGAGTCGATCGAGATCACGAGTCGCGACATGAAGGAGGCGCTGAAGGGGATCGAACCCTCGGCGCTCCGGGAGGTGTTCGTCGAGGTTCCGGACGTCACCTGGAACGACGTGGGCGGCCTCGAGGGCACCAAGGACCGCCTCCGGGAGACGATCCAGTGGCCCCTCGACTACCCCGAGGTGTTCGAGGCCATGGACATGGAGTCCGCGAAGGGCGTGCTCATGTACGGCCCGCCGGGCACGGGGAAGACCCTGCTCGCGAAGGCCGTCGCCAACGAGTCCGAGTCCAATTTCATCTCGGTGAAGGGGCCGGAGCTGTTGAACAAGTTCGTCGGGGAGTCGGAGAAAGGCGTCCGCGAGGTCTTCAGCAAGGCCCGCGAGAACGCGCCGACGATCATCTTCTTCGACGAGATCGACGCCATCGCGACCGAGCGCGGACGCAACTCCAGCGACTCCGGCGTCTCCGAGCGGGTGGTCTCCCAGCTCCTGACGGAACTGGACGGCCTGGAGACGCTGGAGGACGTGGTCGTCATCGCGACGACGAACCGGCCGGACCTCATCGACAGCGCGCTGCTGCGGCCGGGTCGCCTCGACAGACACGTCCACGTCCCCGTGCCCGACGAGGAGGGTCGCCGTCGGATCTTCGAGGTCCACTCCGACCACAAGCCCCTCGCCGACGACGTCGACCTCGACGCGCTCGCGAGCCGTACCGACGGTTACGTCGGCGCCGACATCGAGGCGGTCTGCCGCGAGGCCTCGATGAACGCCTCCCGCGAGTTCATCCAGTCGGTGTCGCCCGAGGAGGTGAACGACTCCCTCGGCAACGTCCGCGTGACGATGGCCCACTTCGAGGAGGCGCTGGAGGACGTTCACCCCTCCGTCACCGAGGAGACGAAGGAGCGCTACGAGGAGATCGAACAGCGGTTCCAGAGCAGCGAGCCCCGCGAGGAGGGGCAGGGCGAACTGGGACGGACCTTCCAATGAACCTCTTTTGACGGGGTCCTCGCGCGCCTCCGGCGCGCTCGAACCCCGTCAAAACCCGTTCATGCCAAAACGCCGCTCGTTCGCCACCCTTCGGCTGGCTCACTCGCGGTACAACTGCTGGCGATCTCGGCACCGCGACTGCTCCCGCCCTGTTACTCCCGCTTCAGTCCGCCCCGCTCCTTGATCTGCATGATCCGCCGTACGTTCAGATAGATCTCCTCGGGGGAGGTGTCCTCGTCGGGATCGTACAGGTCCGAGACGCGATAGAGGATCGCCGAGAGCTGTTTCGACTCGCCGGAGTCGCCGCGGACGTTCTCGGCGATCGCGCGAAGGAACTCCCTCGCCTCCGCGTCGGCGACGAACTCCTCCTCGGAGTCCGGCGCGAGCTGCCAGTCGGGGTCGTCCTCCCGAAGCGCGTCCGGGAGTTCGTCGGCGTTCGCGTCCTCGTCGCTCATATTTCGGATTCGGCGGGCCCGCGGCTAATCACTTTCCGACTCCGCCGGATACTCCGGAAAACTGGTGTAGTCGCCGCGGGGGCGCCACGAGTCACCGGGGGTCGCCGTCCAAACAGCTACTGCGTCGGGGAGTTCTGATTCGCGCGGCGGCTCACCTCCCGGCGCTGGACGACGCCGACGTTGTTGGCGACGTTCTCGGTGACGATCTTGAACGCGTCGCCGACCTCGCCCGGCTCGTCGTCGAGGACGACCGGTTCCCCGCCGTCGCCGCCCGCGCGGACCGACGGGTCAAGCGGGATCCCGCCGAGGAACGGGAGATCGTTGTCCGCGGCGAACTGCTTGCCGCCGCCCTTGCCGAAGATCTCGTGCTCGTTCCCGCAGTCGGGGCAGACGAACCCCGACATGTTCTCGACGATGCCGAGGACGTTCGTGTCGTGCTTGCCGAACATCCGCAGCCCCTTGTTGGCGTCGTCGAGCGCGACCTCCTCGGGCGTCGTGACGATGACCGCGCCCGTGAGCGGCAGCGTCTGGAGGATGGTGAGCTGCGTGTCGCCGGTCCCCGGCGGCAGGTCGAGCACGAGGTAATCGAGCGCGCCCCACTCCACGTCCTCGACCAGCTGAGTGAGCAGCTTGTGAACCATCGGACCGCGCCAGATGACGGGGTCGTCCTCGCCGACGAGGAACGCCATGCTCATCAGCTTCATGCCGTATTTCTGGGGCGGGATGATCGTCTCCTGATCGGTGGCGTGGGGCGCCTCGTCGGCGTCGACCATCCGCGGCACGTTCGGCCCGTAGATGTCCGCGTCGAACAGGCCGACGCGCGCGCCGAGCTGTGAGAGCCCGGCCGCGAGGTTCACCGCGACCGTCGACTTCCCGACGCCGCCCTTCCCGGAGGCGACCGCGATGACGTTCTTCACGTTCGGCAGCACCTCCTCCTCCGACGACAGATCCGACTCGACGTTCGCGGAGATGTCGAGCGCGTAGTCCGTGTC
This genomic interval carries:
- a CDS encoding Mrp/NBP35 family ATP-binding protein yields the protein MDEAAVRERLEGVADPDLGEDIVSLGLVNAVQVDDEDGVIRVSLALGAPYAPTETAIAEAVRDALADTDYALDISANVESDLSSEEEVLPNVKNVIAVASGKGGVGKSTVAVNLAAGLSQLGARVGLFDADIYGPNVPRMVDADEAPHATDQETIIPPQKYGMKLMSMAFLVGEDDPVIWRGPMVHKLLTQLVEDVEWGALDYLVLDLPPGTGDTQLTILQTLPLTGAVIVTTPEEVALDDANKGLRMFGKHDTNVLGIVENMSGFVCPDCGNEHEIFGKGGGKQFAADNDLPFLGGIPLDPSVRAGGDGGEPVVLDDEPGEVGDAFKIVTENVANNVGVVQRREVSRRANQNSPTQ